One Cucumis sativus cultivar 9930 chromosome 1, Cucumber_9930_V3, whole genome shotgun sequence DNA segment encodes these proteins:
- the LOC101217238 gene encoding polynucleotide 5'-hydroxyl-kinase NOL9: MSSFLELENSSPNIFIPEEWSEAAESIVFDSPTSPPPVVLICGAKNCGKSTFSRHLLNVFLRRYKKVVYLDSDVGQPEFTPPGFLSLTVVDRLIPDLSTPCLKTPERCFFFGDISSKRDPKAYLSYANTLYDYYHKEYNSFNKTEELAKIELPLIVNTPGWVKGIGYEILVDMLKYIAPSHVVKINISAESKNLPAGEFWLEEEENYGTTSLIEIRSARQDEFNRSILVQKDTSLMRDLRIMAYFRQCFPRDCNITTIKELANALASHPPYQVPISSIKIRHLHCQVPSDQIFYSLNATIVGLATCSNNSENSSWCVGLGIVRGIDTFKGLLYVITPVPHGTLEKVDLLLQGFIQIPSCLLQVKGCISPYMCANILPTS, encoded by the exons AtgtcttcttttttagaaCTTGAAAATTCATCTCCTAATATTTTTATACCTGAAGAATGGTCTGAGGCTGCAGAATCCATAGTTTTTGATTCTCCCACTTCGCCGCCCCCTGTTGTTCTTATCTGTGGTGCAAAAAACTGTGGCAAAAGTACTTTCTCACGCCACCTTCTCAATGTTTTCCTTCGAAG GTATAAAAAAGTGGTTTATCTGGATTCAGATGTTGGACAGCCTGAGTTTACTCCACCGGGTTTTCTGTCCCTCACTGTGGTTGACAGACTAATCCCAG ACTTGTCGACTCCCTGCTTAAAGACGCCAGAAAG atgttttttctttggtgATATTTCCTCAAAAAGAGATCCGAAAGCATACTTAAGTTATGCAAATACTTTGTATGACTATTACCACAAGGAGTACAATTCTTTTAACAAGACCGAAGAACTTGCGAAGATTGAATTACCTCTTATTGTAAATACACCTGGCTGGGTGAAAG GTATTGGTTATGAGATATTGGTAGACATGTTGAAATACATTGCTCCATCACATGtagtcaaaataaatatatctgCTGAGAGTAAGAACCTTCCAGCTGGGGAATTTTGGCTAGAAGAGGAGGAAAATTACGGGACGACCAGTCTAATAGAAATTCGTTCTGCTCGGCAAGACGAGTTTAACCGATC GATACTAGTGCAAAAGGATACAAGTCTTATGCGAGATTTGCGTATTATGGCTTATTTTAGACAGTGCTTTCCCAGAGATTGCAATATTACCACAATTAAAGAGCTTGCAAATGCACTGGCATCTCACCCTCCTTACCAAGTTCCAATATCAAGCATTAAGATTAGACACCTGCACTGTCAG GTCCCAAGTGATCAGATCTTCTATAGTTTGAATGCAACAATTGTTGGTTTGGCTACATGCTCCAACAACTCTGAAAATTCTTCGTGGTGTGTCGGTCTTG GAATTGTTAGAGGCATCGATACATTTAAAGGTCTCCTATATGTTATCACACCCGTCCCCCATGGCACTTTGGAAAAGGTCGACCTTCTTTTGCAGGGGTTTATTCAAATTCCTTCTTGTTTACTGCAG GTCAAGGGATGTATATCTCCTTACATGTGTGCAAACATTCTACCCACGAGCTAG
- the LOC101217469 gene encoding transcription factor MYB1R1: protein MPIMPMQAPGDAVMDAAGVTKEFMLFGVRVVVDPMRKSVSMNNLSQYEHPLEASIDDNSSNCKTTVSAADRKEDSPAGYASADDAVPNSGGNRERERKRGVPWTEEEHKLFLLGLQKVGKGDWRGISRNFVKTRTPTQVASHAQKYFLRRSNLNRRRRRSSLFDITTDTVKEAAEEEQIQVQDNSSQLQSLLPPPPPETCNINVYHPMIPTFPLSVCPAILPIPIPMETDASLEFNLETDTTSIGAEVLPLSGTTLEFNLNSKSTLNSGALSLNLALPSDSTNSSMKHSAFQGMSSISNGDNIISVA, encoded by the exons ATGCCCATCATGCCGATGCAGGCCCCCGGAGACGCCGTCATGGATGCTGCCGGCGTCACCAAGGAGTTCATGTTGTTTGGAGTCAGAGTTGTGGTTGACCCGATGAGGAAGAGCGTTAGTATGAACAATCTCTCTCAGTATGAACATCCTCTTGAAGCTTCTATTGATGATAATAGTAGCAACTGTAAGACTACTGTCTCTGCCGCCGACAGGAAGGAAGATTCCCCTGCCGGTTATGCTTCTGCGGATGACGCTGTTCCCAATTCCGGTGGGAATCGCGAGCGTGAACGCAAGCGAG GTGTACCGTGGACGGAGGAAGAACACAAGCTTTTCTTGCTGGGATTACAGAAAGTGGGGAAAGGAGATTGGAGAGGAATTTCGAGGAATTTTGTTAAGACTCGAACCCCAACTCAGGTTGCTAGCCACGCCCAGAAATACTTTCTACGCCGAAGCAACCTTAATCGTCGCCGCCGTAGATCCAGCCTCTTTGATATCACTACTGATACG GTAAAAGAGGCTGCTGAGGAAGAACAAATTCAAGTTCAAGATAATTCCTCCCAATTACAATCCTTGTTGCCACCCCCACCACCTGAAACTTGTAACATAAATGTATATCATCCCATGATACCAACTTTTCCTTTGTCTGTTTGCCCTGCAATTTTACCTATACCAATTCCAATGGAGACTGATGCATCACTTGAGTTTAACTTGGAAACTGATACAACATCAATTGGTGCTGAAGTTTTGCCACTCAGTGGAACCACCCTTGAGTTTAACTTGAATTCAAAATCGACATTAAACTCAGGAGCTCTTTCTCTTAACCTCGCTTTGCCTTCAGACTCAACCAATTCGTCAATGAAACACTCTGCTTTCCAAGGAATGTCAAGTATCAGCAATGGGGATAACATTATCAGTGTTGCTTAA
- the LOC101220477 gene encoding probable myosin-binding protein 5 isoform X2 — protein MATKRSFTSFVEQELGQFPHFVVCAVLEWVLIILLFIDGIVTFLANEFAKFFELRVPCLYCTRIDHVLVNKNTDFYYNNSICEGHKKDISSLAYCHNHKKLSDIRKMCEVCLLSFATEKESDCNTYKSLVGILHKDLECFVEDDNRQVVSLPPVGKKDDGLPMDKGFGVNYSCCSCCGEPLKVKSSNSKGKNGSTFSQAPAPSPRASFTPSFRNDDKTGLELPHIRYTELKLLSDSESEFVEDDEGIHGRNLDAHPFKEDAKAVKVPLLPEPEDMHESSRTPVFGKGNKFFGIPLTDSANNSPRWAIRISRKSPLDRTEVAAETYEADMMGPGDNDSILNCLKRQVRIDRKSLMELYMELDEERSASAVAANNAMAMITRLQAEKAAVQMEALQYQRMMEEQAEYDQEALQATNDLLAKREAELDVYREKYGYLGEDEISDEDYQEFKSQSCLSSDEKSECSTPFSFNGRENNKENFNNFDVMSVPPALKIGGVNSKEESTNNQEVALPFSLGNVEGEDQTEPVSNFKGEKTYLLGRLKKTKKNNLSSDGAISSLHSSSGSVNQIDENTELLH, from the exons atgGCGACAAAACGTTCATTCACCAGTTTTGTAGAACAAGAGCTGGGACAGTTTCCACATTTTGTAGTGTGTGCAGTTCTTGAATGGGTTCTCataattttgcttttcattGATGGGATTGTTACATTTTTGGCCAACGAATTCGCTAAGTTCTTTGAATTGCGAGTTCCTTGTTTGTACTGCACAAGAATCGACCATGTTTTAGTTAACAAAAATACAGATTTCTATTACAACAATTCCATTTGTGAAGGACACAAGAAGGATATTTCATCTCTTGCATATTGTCACAACCACAAGAAACTCTCCGACATTCGAAAGATGTGTGAGGTTTGTCTTCTCTCTTTTGCAACCGAAAAGGAATCTGATTGCAATACCTACAAATCCCTCGTTGGGATATTGCACAAGGATCTTGAATGTTTTGTTGAGGATGATAATCGTCAAGTTGTGAGCTTGCCGCCTGTGGGGAAGAAAGATGATGGCCTGCCAATGGACAAAGGGTTTGGTGTTAATTATTCTTGTTGTTCGTGTTGTGGAGAGCCATTGAAAGTTAAATCTTCCAATTCAAAAGGGAAAAATGGGAGTACCTTTTCACAAGCTCCTGCTCCTTCGCCACGAGCTTCATTTACGCCCTCTTTCAGAAACGACGACAAAACTGGTTTGGAATTGCCGCACATTCGTTACACCGAACTCAAATTATTGTCAGATAGTGAATCAGAGTTTGTCGAAGACGACGAAGGTATACATGGAAGAAATCTTGATGCTCATCCAT TTAAGGAGGATGCGAAGGCTGTTAAAGTGCCATTGTTACCTGAACCTGAGGACATGCATGAAAGTTCAAGGACTCCTGTTTTTGGTAAAGGgaataaattttttggtaTTCCACTAACAGATTCTGCTAATAATAGTCCCAGGTGGGCTATTAGAATCTCTAGAAAATCACCACTTGATAGAACAGAGGTTGCAGCAGAGACTTACGAAGCAGATATGATGGGGCCAGGAGACAATGATTCCATTTTGAATTGCTTGAAAAGACAAGTTCGGATAGATCGAAAATCGCTCATGGAGCTGTACATGGAACTGGATGAAGAAAGAAGCGCATCGGCTGTAGCAGCAAACAATGCAATGGCCATGATTACTCGATTACAGGCTGAAAAAGCGGCCGTTCAAATGGAAGCTTTACAGTACCAAAGAATGATGGAAGAACAGGCAGAGTATGATCAGGAAGCCTTACAAGCTACAAATGATTTGCTTGCTAAGAGAGAGGCTGAACTTGATGTTTACAGAGAAAAATATGGATATCTTGGGGAAGATGAGATATCTGATGAAGATTACCAAGAATTCAAGTCACAATCCTGTTTATCTTCGGATGAAAAATCTGAATGTAGTACGCCTTTTAGTTTTAACGGGAGAGAGAACAACaaggaaaattttaacaattttgacGTGATGAGTGTACCGCCTGCGTTGAAGATTGGAGGGGTAAATAGCAAAGAAGAAAGTACAAACAATCAAGAGGTAGCTTTGCCATTCTCCCTAGGGAACGTTGAAGGAGAAGACCAAACCGAACCAGTGTCAAACTTTAAAGGAGAAAAAACATATCTTTTAGGCCGCttgaaaaagacaaagaagaaCAACTTATCCTCAGATGGTGCAATTTCTTCTCTACATTCAAGCTCTGGCAGTGTCAATCAAATAGATGAAAATACAG AACTTCTGCACTGA
- the LOC101220241 gene encoding uncharacterized protein LOC101220241: MAKPTNQHRSLAPPDHDDSPPLKPIFRATSSASIANNHSMLSKLDSSIAAVPNPSSLSTHIPFSTLHSQTGFSSQRSKNLNPPPALSVSSMLKSKPHLQKIPSGGDEKLSKVCRELGRKKFFYEKKETNDGFDKKGLCLVVKQKEEKEEKEEKEEKELKEPQKEQKIVSLRPTVSLLRKSGRRKSFAVSQVELSDIFAKNGVKVVSVDMQPAMQIHAVDCARKTHDSMEKFTSKTLALSLKREFDGVYGPAWHCIVGTSFGSFVTHSVGGFLYFSLDQKLYILLFKTSVQRAD, encoded by the exons ATGGCGAAACCCACAAACCAGCACCGTAGTTTAGCACCTCCTGACCATGATGATTCTCCTCCCCTTAAACCCATTTTCAGAGCTACTTCCTCTGCTTCCATAGCTAACAATCATTCCATGCTTTCAAAGCTTGATTCCTCCATAGCTGCTGTTCCTAATCCTTCCTCCTTATCCACCCATATCCCATTTTCCACGCTTCATAGTCAAACTGGGTTTTCATCTCAAAGATCAAAGAATTTGAACCCACCTCCAGCTCTCTCTGTTTCTTCTATGCTGAAATCAAAACCCCACCTCCAAAAAATTCCTTCTGGTGGGGATGAGAAATTGAGTAAGGTGTGTAGAGAGTTGGGTAGGAAGAAGTTTTTTTATGAGAAGAAGGAAACCAATGATGGGTTTGATAAAAAAGGTCTTTGTCTTGTGGTGAAGCAGAAGGAGGAGAAGGAGGAGAAGGAGGAGAAGGAGGAGAAGGAATTGAAAGAGCCTCAAAAGGAGCAAAAGATTGTCAGCTTGAGACCAACAGTTTCTTTACTTCGAAAGAGTGGGAGAAGGAAATCATTTGCTGTTTCACAAGTTGAATTGAGTGATATTTTTGCCAAAAATGGTGTGAAAGTGGTTTCTGTTGATATGCAACCAGCTATGCAGATTCATGCTGTGGATTGTGCAAGAAAAACTCATGACAGTATGGAGAAGTTCACTTCCAAAACTCTTGCTTTATCTCTCAAAAGG GAATTTGATGGGGTTTATGGTCCGGCTTGGCACTGCATCGTGGGGACAAGTTTTGGGTCTTTTGTGACTCATTCAGTTGGTGGTTTCTTATATTTCTCACTGGACCAAAAACTGTATATTCTATTGTTCAAAACGTCCGTACAAAGAGCTGATTGA
- the LOC101216998 gene encoding hydroxyproline O-galactosyltransferase GALT6, producing the protein MKRGKLEKVDMIVSFTRQRSIQILLIIGVLYLLLVSLEIPLVFRAGSSVVSQDSLSRPSPLESEEDLEEREAPSRPLENISRNSLQPTPSRLNQFNKIISGLALETEAFESRSEDAISEFYRSAKIASEVGKKFWDELESGKSQHLEKKKAEKGSNSSCPHSISLSGNDFLAHGGVMMLPCGLTLGSHITLVGKPRVAQPESDPQITMVKNGEESVMVSQFIMELQGLNTVEGEDPPRILHFNPRLKGDWSGKPVIELNTCYRMQWGSAHRCEGWKSKANEDTVDGQVKCEKWIRDDEGNSERSKATWWLNRLIGRTKRMDIDWPYPFAEDKLFVLTLSAGFEGYHVNVDGKHIVSFPYRTGFALEDATGLSVIGDIDVQSVLAASLPQSHPSFAPQQHLEMSRRWQAPPLPDGEIDLFIGILSAGNHFAERMAVRKSWMRHKLIRSSKIVARFFVALHARKEVNVELKKEAEFFGDIVIVPYMDNYDLVVLKTVAICEHGVHAVSAKYIMKCDDDTFVKVDSIMNEIKSVSGTGSVYIGNINYYHKPLRYGKWAVTYEEWPEEDYPPYANGPGYIVSSDIAQFVISNFERRKLRLFKMEDVSMGMWVEQFNSSKAVKYVHSFKYCQFGCIEEYSTAHYQSPRQMICLWNKLLRQAKPECCNMR; encoded by the exons ATGAAGAGAGGGAAATTGGAGAAAGTTGATATGATCGTTTCTTTTACTAGACAGAGATCGattcaaatacttttaatCATTGGGGTTCTGTATCTTCTTCTGGTTTCTTTAGAAATTCCTCTTGTTTTCAGAGCTGGGTCCAGCGTTGTTTCTCAAGACTCGTTGTCTCGGCCTTCTCCGCTTGAGAGCGAGGAAGAtttggaagaaagagaagCCCCATCTCGTCCTTTGGAAAATATCTCGAGAAATTCGTTACAGCCGACTCCTAGTCGACTGAATCAGTTCAATAAAATCATCTCCGGGTTGGCCTTGGAAACGGAGGCTTTTGAATCGAGGAGTGAAGATGCGATTTCTGAGTTTTATAGGTCTGCAAAAATTGCTTCTGAGGTTGGGAAGAAATTCTGGGATGAGCTTGAATCTGGAAAGAGTCAAcatttggagaagaagaaggctGAAAAAGGATCAAATTCCTCTTGCCCACATTCGATTTCTTTATCTGGGAATGATTTTTTGGCTCATGGTGGAGTTATGATGCTGCCCTGTGGACTCACATTGGGATCACATATAACCCTTGTGGGTAAGCCAAGAGTGGCACAACCAGAGTCCGATCCTCAGATAACTATGGTGAAAAATGGTGAAGAGTCGGTTATGGTTTCACAGTTCATAATGGAGTTGCAGGGCTTGAACACTGTGGAGGGTGAAGACCCTCCTAGGATTTTGCATTTCAATCCAAGGTTGAAGGGGGATTGGAGTGGAAAGCCAGTGATTGAACTGAACACATGTTACAGGATGCAATGGGGCTCGGCGCATCGCTGCGAAGGATGGAAGTCGAAGGCCAACGAAGATACAG TTGACGGCCAGGTGAAGTGCGAAAAGTGGATCAGAGATGACGAAGGGAACTCAGAGCGGTCAAAGGCGACATGGTGGTTAAACCGACTCATTGGTCGAACAAAAAGAATGGATATTGACTGGCCTTATCCTTTTGCTGAAGACAAGCTCTTTGTCCTAACACTTAGTGCAGGATTTGAAGGTTACCATGTGAATGTTGATGGGAAGCATATTGTTTCTTTCCCTTATCGCACT GGATTTGCTCTCGAAGATGCCACTGGATTATCTGTCATTGGGGACATTGATGTCCAGTCCGTGTTGGCTGCTTCTTTGCCACAATCACATCCTAGTTTTGCTCCTCAGCAGCACCTTGAGATGTCGAGGAGATGGCAAGCACCGCCTCTTCCTGATGGTGAGATAGATCTTTTTATTGGTATCCTTTCTGCTGGCAACCACTTTGCTGAACGGATGGCAGTAAGGAAGTCGTGGATGCGACATAAACTCATAAGGTCGTCAAAGATTGTAGCTCGATTTTTTGTAGCACTT CATGCAAGAAAGGAAGTAAATGTTGAGTTGAAGAAAGAAGCTGAGTTTTTTGGGGATATAGTTATAGTGCCTTACATGGATAACTACGACCTTGTGGTTTTGAAAACTGTGGCCATCTGTGAACATGGG GTTCATGCTGTGTCTGCAAAATACATTATGAAATGTGATGACGATACGTTTGTAAAAGTGGATTCAATCATGAATGAAATTAAGAGCGTATCGGGCACCGGGAGCGTGTACATTGGCAACATAAATTACTACCACAAGCCCCTGCGCTACGGAAAATGGGCTGTCACGTATGAG GAATGGCCAGAAGAAGATTATCCGCCTTACGCAAATGGACCGGGGTATATAGTGTCATCTGATATTGCTCAGTTTGTCATATCAAACTTCGAGAGACGTAAATTAAGG TTATTTAAGATGGAAGATGTGAGTATGGGGATGTGGGTGGAGCAATTCAACAGCTCAAAAGCAGTGAAATATGTGCATAGTTTCAAATATTGTCAATTTGGATGCATAGAAGAATATTCCACAGCCCATTATCAATCTCCAAGACAAATGATTTGCCTTTGGAACAAATTACTAAGGCAAGCGAAGCCTGAGTGTTGCAATATGAGATGA
- the LOC101220477 gene encoding probable myosin-binding protein 5 isoform X1, with translation MATKRSFTSFVEQELGQFPHFVVCAVLEWVLIILLFIDGIVTFLANEFAKFFELRVPCLYCTRIDHVLVNKNTDFYYNNSICEGHKKDISSLAYCHNHKKLSDIRKMCEVCLLSFATEKESDCNTYKSLVGILHKDLECFVEDDNRQVVSLPPVGKKDDGLPMDKGFGVNYSCCSCCGEPLKVKSSNSKGKNGSTFSQAPAPSPRASFTPSFRNDDKTGLELPHIRYTELKLLSDSESEFVEDDEGIHGRNLDAHPFKEDAKAVKVPLLPEPEDMHESSRTPVFGKGNKFFGIPLTDSANNSPRWAIRISRKSPLDRTEVAAETYEADMMGPGDNDSILNCLKRQVRIDRKSLMELYMELDEERSASAVAANNAMAMITRLQAEKAAVQMEALQYQRMMEEQAEYDQEALQATNDLLAKREAELDVYREKYGYLGEDEISDEDYQEFKSQSCLSSDEKSECSTPFSFNGRENNKENFNNFDVMSVPPALKIGGVNSKEESTNNQEVALPFSLGNVEGEDQTEPVSNFKGEKTYLLGRLKKTKKNNLSSDGAISSLHSSSGSVNQIDENTGKGRTSALTRELSHLNEIVRELEADGKFSKHEGKVMLADISHKLGKVQNSLDENSDS, from the exons atgGCGACAAAACGTTCATTCACCAGTTTTGTAGAACAAGAGCTGGGACAGTTTCCACATTTTGTAGTGTGTGCAGTTCTTGAATGGGTTCTCataattttgcttttcattGATGGGATTGTTACATTTTTGGCCAACGAATTCGCTAAGTTCTTTGAATTGCGAGTTCCTTGTTTGTACTGCACAAGAATCGACCATGTTTTAGTTAACAAAAATACAGATTTCTATTACAACAATTCCATTTGTGAAGGACACAAGAAGGATATTTCATCTCTTGCATATTGTCACAACCACAAGAAACTCTCCGACATTCGAAAGATGTGTGAGGTTTGTCTTCTCTCTTTTGCAACCGAAAAGGAATCTGATTGCAATACCTACAAATCCCTCGTTGGGATATTGCACAAGGATCTTGAATGTTTTGTTGAGGATGATAATCGTCAAGTTGTGAGCTTGCCGCCTGTGGGGAAGAAAGATGATGGCCTGCCAATGGACAAAGGGTTTGGTGTTAATTATTCTTGTTGTTCGTGTTGTGGAGAGCCATTGAAAGTTAAATCTTCCAATTCAAAAGGGAAAAATGGGAGTACCTTTTCACAAGCTCCTGCTCCTTCGCCACGAGCTTCATTTACGCCCTCTTTCAGAAACGACGACAAAACTGGTTTGGAATTGCCGCACATTCGTTACACCGAACTCAAATTATTGTCAGATAGTGAATCAGAGTTTGTCGAAGACGACGAAGGTATACATGGAAGAAATCTTGATGCTCATCCAT TTAAGGAGGATGCGAAGGCTGTTAAAGTGCCATTGTTACCTGAACCTGAGGACATGCATGAAAGTTCAAGGACTCCTGTTTTTGGTAAAGGgaataaattttttggtaTTCCACTAACAGATTCTGCTAATAATAGTCCCAGGTGGGCTATTAGAATCTCTAGAAAATCACCACTTGATAGAACAGAGGTTGCAGCAGAGACTTACGAAGCAGATATGATGGGGCCAGGAGACAATGATTCCATTTTGAATTGCTTGAAAAGACAAGTTCGGATAGATCGAAAATCGCTCATGGAGCTGTACATGGAACTGGATGAAGAAAGAAGCGCATCGGCTGTAGCAGCAAACAATGCAATGGCCATGATTACTCGATTACAGGCTGAAAAAGCGGCCGTTCAAATGGAAGCTTTACAGTACCAAAGAATGATGGAAGAACAGGCAGAGTATGATCAGGAAGCCTTACAAGCTACAAATGATTTGCTTGCTAAGAGAGAGGCTGAACTTGATGTTTACAGAGAAAAATATGGATATCTTGGGGAAGATGAGATATCTGATGAAGATTACCAAGAATTCAAGTCACAATCCTGTTTATCTTCGGATGAAAAATCTGAATGTAGTACGCCTTTTAGTTTTAACGGGAGAGAGAACAACaaggaaaattttaacaattttgacGTGATGAGTGTACCGCCTGCGTTGAAGATTGGAGGGGTAAATAGCAAAGAAGAAAGTACAAACAATCAAGAGGTAGCTTTGCCATTCTCCCTAGGGAACGTTGAAGGAGAAGACCAAACCGAACCAGTGTCAAACTTTAAAGGAGAAAAAACATATCTTTTAGGCCGCttgaaaaagacaaagaagaaCAACTTATCCTCAGATGGTGCAATTTCTTCTCTACATTCAAGCTCTGGCAGTGTCAATCAAATAGATGAAAATACAG GAAAGGGAAGAACTTCTGCACTGACCCGAGAGCTCTCTCATCTTAACGAGATCGTGAGAGAACTCGAAGCAGATGGCAAATTCTCTAAGCATGAAGGAAAAGTAATGTTAGCTGATATTTCACACAAATTAGGGAAAGTTCAAAATTCTCTCGACGAGAACAGCGATTCTTAA